The genomic segment GTTATAGATATGTTAACAGAATATAAGATAAATTTTGATGAATTTAAAGTTATAGTGAAGTGAGATATGTAGAGTAATTCTTGTATTTCAAATAAATCAGCTTACGTGTAAAGAAATATTTGCATTTTAAGCTGATTTTTTATATAGTTAAATAATAATAAAAATATTGACAATGAATATTATAAAAAGTACAATATGATTATAAAAGATTGAGTTAAATTTAATTTATAAAAATTTAATTTTTGTTATGAATAGTAAATATAAAAAAAGTTTAAAATAGCTAGAGATATGTTTAAAAAAGCTTTAGTTTAATTTATAAGATGGAGGAATAAAGTATGAAAATAGTAGATACTAATGAATTTAAAAATGAAATAGAGAGTGGAGTTACAGTTGTAGATTTCTTTGCAACTTGGTGTGGACCTTGTAAAATGTTATCTCCAGTGCTTGAAGGATTAGCAGGCGAAATGGAAGGAAAGGCTAAATTTATTAAAGTTGATATAGATCAAAGTTTAGACTTAGCAAATGAGTTTCAAATTTCAAGCGTTCCAACAATGATAATATTCAAAGATGGACAAAAAGCAGAGCAACTTATAGGATTTTTACCAAAAGAAAAAATTCAACAAGCAATTGAAAGTAATCTATAAAATATTTTCTACATTAAAAAACATAGTGCAATATTAAAATGTACTATGTTTTAATTTTAAAAAAATAAGTTGAGTAAAATTTAATTTTATAAAGTTTACTTTTTAAGCATAATTATGTAAGGAGAGATAATCATGAATTTTTATAGTTTTTCTGCAAATAAAATGAATGGTCAAGAAGTAAAAATGGAAGAATATAAAGGAAAAGTAGTTTTAATAGTAAATACTGCGAGTAAGTGTGGATTTACACCACAATTTGAAGAGTTAGAAGATATTTATAAGGAATATAAAGATCAGGGATTAGAAATATTAGGTTTTCCATGCAATCAGTTTGCTAAACAAGATCCATCTAGCAATGAGGAAATAAATTCGTTTTGCAAATTAAATTATGGAGTTACTTTCACTATGTTTGAGAAAATTGATGTAAATGGAACCAGTGCACATCCGCTATATGAATTCTTGAAAAATAAAAAAAGAGGATTCTTTAATAAGGAGATAAAATGGAATTTTACTAAGTTTTTAGTTAATAAAGATGGAGAAGTTATAGGGAGATATTCTCCAACAACAAAGCCATTAAAAATTAAAGAAGATATTATAAATTTGTTAAATGCTTAAATTATTTCATTTTTGAAATAGACATTAAGTGGTGCAGAAGATATATTATAATTATATAGTTTAAATAAGATAGTTTATAATAGAAATAGGTTTATAATTAAATGTACGTAAATGGAGGAAAAAAAGATGAGCGAAAGATATGATATAGCAATAATAGGAAGTGGACCTGCAGGTTTGTCAGCTGCATTGAATGCAAGAATAAGAAAAAAGAATTTTATAATATTTGGGAATAAGGAACTTACTAGTAAGCTTGCAAAAGCTCATGAAATAAATAATTATCTAGGTTTTTATAAAAAAAGCGGTAAAGAATTGCAAGAAGAGTTTAATAAACATTTAGAAGAAATGGATATAAATATAACTGAAGAGCGAATTAATAATGTATATGCAATGGGAGACTATTTTGCTTTAATGGTAAATGAAAAAATGTATGAAGCTACATCGGTAATATTAGCAACAGGTGTTGAGTATGGAAAATTATTTGACGGAGAAGAAAGACTTCTTGGAAAAGGAGTAGGATATTGTGCAACTTGTGATGCCCCGTTATATAGAGGAAAAGTAGTTACAATAGTTTCTTATAATAAGCATGAGGAAGAAGAGGCTAATTTTATTGCATCAATAGCATCTAAAGTAAATTACATTCCTATGTATAAGGAAAAAGTTGAGGTAGATCCTTCTATAGAAATTATAAATGATACACCAGTTGGAATTATAGGAGAGGATAAAGTAAGCAAGCTGAAGTTAAAGAATTCAGAAATTGAAACAGATGGTATTTTTATACTTAGAGATAGTATTTCTCCAGGGCAATTAGTACCAGGATTAAAGATAGTTGATAACCATATTGAGGTAGATAGATTAATGAGAACGAGTATTAAAGGATGTTTCGCAGCTGGCGATATTGTTGGAAAGCCATATCAATATATAAAGTCAGCTGGAGAAGGCAATATAGCAGCTTTATCGGCAGTAAGTTATGTAGATTCTGTTTCTAAAAAATAGTAAAGTTATAGAAATAAGAGATGTTATCTATAATATTGCATCTAACTAAGCTTTATGTATTGGACGAAAAGTGCTATATTAAAATTGACATGCTAAAGCAAAAAAGTTAAACTTACTTTGGTTTGTTAAAATTAAATTTATATAAATGATATGGCGGTTATAGGAGAATGAATTATGAATAAATCAAAAAAATATGAAAGTATCAAATTAGACAATCAAGTTTGCTTTTCTTTATATGCAGCATCAAGGGAAATAATAAAATTATATAAACCAATTTTAGATAAATTCAATCTAACATATACACAATATATTGCAATGCTTGTATTATGGGAAGATGAAAAGAGTACGGTTAAGGATATAGGACGAAGATTGCACTTAGATTCTGGTACATTGACGCCACTATTAAAGAAGATTGAAGGAATGGGACTAATAACAAGATATAGAGACACAAATGATGATAGAGTAGTAATTGTTGAATTAACTGAAAAAGGAAGACTTCTAAAGGATGACATATTAGAAGTACCACGTCAAATAGTATGTAAAGCTAACATATCAACTGAAAGTGCTATTGAATTAAAAAGAAATTTAGATGAATTATTAAAATCTTTAGAGTAACTTTGACTGATTTTGTCTGCGCTTTGATTAGATATTTTTTGGAGGAATTTCTATATGGAAGATGTACTTAATAAATTAAAGGGGAATGAATTTTTTCAAGATTTAAGTGTTGAGGAAATTAGAGATCTTATTTTAAATATTGGATATAATTTAAGATCATATAAAAAGGGAGAAATTATTGCTAATGAAGAAGATGAATGCAATAGTTTAGGTTTTGTTTTAGAGGGGATAGTCGAAATTCAAAGAATATACCTTAGCGGAAAACAAATAATTCTAAAGAGACTAAGTAATGGAGATGTATTTGGTGAGGCATTAGTATTCTCAAAGAAATCAAAATATCCATCTACAGTTATAGCTTTTAGTGAATGTAATATACTTTATATAAGCAGAGCAGACATACTAAAATTATGTACAAGTGATGAAAGAGTATTAGGGAACTTTATGTCTTCATTGAGTAATAAGATATTTATGTTAAATTCAAAGATAAAAAGTATAGCTTTTAAAAGTATCAAACATAAGGTTATAAACTACATATTAGAACAGGCAAAGAGCCAAAAAAGTGAAATAGTTAAACTGAAAGAAAATAAAGAAGAAATTGCATCTTCACTAGGTATTCCTAGACCATCTTTATCAAGAGAATTAATGAATCTTAGAGATCTAAATTATATTGAGTTTGATAGAAATATAATTAAAATTTTAAATATTGAAGAGTTAGAAGCAGAATTATTTGATTAAAATGAGATATAGTGATATTTTATAAAGCAGATGTATATGTAAAAATTATTAATATAAAATAATTGTATGATTATAGAGTAGTTAAGTTAGCTTACTATCATAAATATTATTCTATTAAGTTTATAGTAAGTAATTAGGAGTTATTTATGAAAAATATTTCTGAACAACAGTTAGAGGAGTTAGAAATTTTTAATGGTGTTTCTAAAGCATCTCTAAGCAAGCTTAAGGATTTTGGAGAAGTTAAAAAGTATCAGCCTGGAAATCATCTTTTTAGAGATAAGGAAGAAGTATCTACTTTATATGTAGTATTAAGTGGAAGTATATCTCTATATAAATTGAATGAGAATGGAAATAAACGTGTAATATTCATTTTGGGTAAAGGTAAAATGATTAATGATGTTATTATACAAGATTTACCGTCGTCTATAAATTGTGAGATATTTGAAGAGTCTTACATATTAAGTTATGATAAATCTACATTTTTAAAGATTATGGAGGATGATTTTATCCTTACCAAGAATGTTATGTTCTCATTAGCTATGAAAGTAAGAAGATTGTATAGGCAGCTAAAGAATGCAACAGGTGTAGTAAGAATGGAAAAGAAACTTGCGGCAAAGCTTTGGAAACTTAGCAGAGATTATGGAGTTAAGTGTGAGGATGGAGTAACTATTAATATGAATATAAGTGTAACATATCTAGCAGATTTACTTGGTTCAAAAAGAGAAACTGTATCCAGATCACTAAAAATACTTTTGGACAATAAATTAATTAAGTATGATAATAAAAAGATTAAAGTAATTGATCAAGATAAATTATCAAAATTTTTTAAAGCACCGTGATTTATATCACGGTGCTTTATTCATAAATAACTTATAATTAATTTATAAGTAAACGTATATATGAAAGGGGAATTTATAGTATGTTTTGTGAAGAATTTAACAGTGTAATTATGGCAGCCAAGGCAAAAGTTAATTTATTAAAGACAAATAAACTAGGATATTTCATAAGTTCAATGCTTGCAGGTCTTTATGTAGGTATGGGAATTATGCTTATATTCACAATAGGAGGATTATTAGGTGGTAGTGGATCACCTGCTACAAAAATAGTCATGGGAGTATCCTTTGGAGTTGCCCTTAGTTTAGTAATTATGGCGGGATCAGAACTTTTTACAGGAAACAACTTTATTATGACAGCTGCTTCTTTAAGAAAAGAAGTAAAGTGGACAGATACTATTAACATTTGGATAGTTTGTTTTATAGGAAATTTAGTTGGTTCAATTATTGCAGGATATTTATTTTATTCTACAGGACTTACAGCTGGACCCGTTGGAGAGTTTATTGCAAAAACATCAGCAGCTAAAATGAGTGTACCATTTTTACCATTATTAGTACGTGGAATTTTTTGTAATATACTAGTTTGCTTAGCTACATGGTGTAGTTTTAAATTAAAAAGTGAATCAGCTAAGCTTATTATGATATTTTGGTGTTTATTTGCATTTATAACAGCAGGTTTTGAACATAGTGTTGCTAATATGACTCTTTTAACAATTGGATTACTTAATCCAGGAGCTGCAAGTGTAAGCGTTATGGGTTATGTGTACAACATAGGTGTAGTAACACTTGGAAATATGATTGGTGGAGCAGTATTTCTAGCATTACCTTATTATATAATTTCAAAAAAGAAGTAAAGGAGTAAGCTGATGGGATATAAATTAAGCAAAAATGATATTAATAAAGTATTCGAAGATTTATCAAAAGAATATGTAGTATATGCACCAAAATTATTTGAAGGTGAAGGTACTTTTTCTGATACTGATAGAGTACGTTATGGCGAAATAAAAACAATAGATGATATAGTTTTTAATCAAAAGGCTCAATATTCATATAAAGAAGTATTACTTCCTATATCTCAAACACTTTTCTATTTCACAGAAGATTCCATAAAGGAAGCAGATGCTCCTAAAAAAGGTGCTATCATTTTCTTAAGAAGCTGTGACTTACACGCGGTAAAACGTATGGATGATATTTATTTAAGAAATGGACAAGAAGATTATTATTATAAGAGAATAAGAGAAAATGCAAAGTTTATTTTAATGGGATGTGAAAACTCATTTGAAAATTGTTTTTGTGTAAGTATGGAAACAAATAAAAATGATGAATATAATGCATACTTAAAAGTAGATGGCGATAATGTATACGTAGATGTTAAAGATGAGGTTTTAGAAAATCTATTTAAAGCTGATGAAACTTTAGATGTTAAACCAGACTTTGTAACAGAAAATAATGTAAAGGTTTCTATACCAGATAATCTTTCCTTAGATATTATGAAATCAGATATGTGGAAAGAATACAGTGCTCGTTGTATTGCTTGCGGAAGATGTAACTTTGTTTGTCCTACATGTACTTGTTTTACAATGCAGGATGTCTTCTATACTGATAATGGTAAAACAGGGGAAAGACGAAGAGTATGGGCATCTTGCCATGTAGATGGATATACAGATATGGCTGGAGGACATAGTTTTAGGTTAGATAAAGGACAACGTATGCGTTTTAAAGTGCTACACAAAGTATATGACTATAAAAAGAAATGGGGATATCATATGTGCGTGGGATGTGGAAGATGTGATGATATCTGCCCAGAATATATATCATTCTCTAACTGTGTGAATAAACTAAAAGAGGGTATGAAAGAGGTGGCAGACAATGAGTAAAAATGAATATATTCCTTTTTTATCGGAAATTAAAGAAGTAATTAAACATACAGAAATAGAATATACTTTTCGAATGGAGTTTAATGGTGATGTAAAACCAGGACAGTTCTTTGAAGTTTCATTACCAAAGTTTGGTGAAGCGCCTATTTCAGTAAGTGGTATTGGAGAGGGTACTGTAGACTTAACTATAAGACGTGTTGGAAAAGTAACTAATGAAATATTTAATAATTATGTTGGCGATAAATTATTTCTAAGAGGACCTTATGGTAATGGCTTTGATATTGAAAATTACAAAGGAAAAGAATTAATAGTTGTTGCAGGGGGAACAGGTCTTTCTCCAGTAAGAGGAGTTGTAGATTACTTTGCAAAAAATGCAGGTGAAGCAGAAAGTTTCACTCTAATTGCAGGATTTAAATCTCCTAATGACGTTTTATTCAAAGATGATATTAAAATATGGAAAAGTAATATAAATCTTATTCTAACTGTTGATAATGCAGAAGAGGGATACAATGGCAATGTTGGAATGGTAACAAAATATATTCCTGATTTACTAATAAAGGATATTAATAATGCAGCAGTTATTGTAGTAGGACCTCCTATTATGATGAAGTTTACTGTTGCAGAGTTTTTAAAACGTGGTATAGATGAAAATAATATTTGGATTTCACAAGAAAGAAAAATGTGTTGTGGAATAGGAAAGTGTGGACACTGTAAAATAGATGATACTTATATTTGTTTAGATGGTCCTGTTTTCAATTATTCAAAAGGCAAATTATTAATAGATTAGGAGGGGTTAGTTGTGGATTTAAATACAAAGGCAATCAAGAAAAATGCTTTTAGAGTCACTAAAAAAAGAGGGATAACTGCCTCTAGAATTAGAGTTCCTGGAGGGCATTTAGATGCAGAATTATTAGGAATGATACAAGAAATATCACAAAAGTATGGTGATGGAACTGTTCATATAACAACACGTCAAGGTTTTGAAGTACCAGGTATAAGCTTTGAGGATATGGATAAAGTAAATGAATTGTTACAACCAATTATTGAAAAATTAGAAATAAATCAAGAAATACCAGGCAAAGGATATACTGCTGCAGGAACTAGAAATGTATCAGCATGTGTTGGAAACAATGTTTGTCCGTTTGCTAATTATAATACAACTAATTTTGCAAAGAAAATAGAAAAAGCTATTTTCCCAAATGATTTACATTTTAAAATCGCATTAACAGGATGTCCTAATGATTGTATTAAAGCAAGAACACATGACTTTGGGATAATTGGAATGACAGAACCACAATATAATATTGATAGATGTGTAAGTTGCATGGCATGTGTGAAAGCTTGTAAGAAAAAATCAGTAGGAGCACTTGAAGCTATTAACTATAAAATAGTAAGAAATAAAGAAAAATGTATTGGTTGTGGTGAATGTGCAAATGCATGTCCTACAGGAGCATGGACAAGAAGCAAAGAAAAATATTATAAGTTAGTTCTTATGGGAAGATCAGGTAAGAAGAACCCTCGTCTTGCAGAAGATTTCTTAATTTGGGCTGATGAGCAAAGTATAATTAAAATAATATTAAATACTTATAAATTTGTTGAAGAATATATAGACAAAGATGCTCCAGGTGGAAAAGAGCATATTGGTTATATAATTGATAGAGTTGGATTTGAAGAATATAAAAAGTGGGCATTAAAGGATGTAGAATTCCCAGAAAAAACTATCATCAAAGAACGTATCTATTGGAGTGGAATACATTTCTGCTAGAATTAAATGTATCACAAAGAACTTAAAATGAGGAAATGAACAATCGAAATAGAATACATATATGTTCCTCAGGACTATGAAAAATCTCGCTGATAATATCTAAATGGAAGGTTGCATCACTTCTGCATGCTCCTGCGGCAAGCACAGGACAAGCAAAAGTGCAACAACCTGCCATTAAGATATTCCAACAGCTTATTTTTCAATGCCTGATCCACATATATGTATTCTATTTCTTTGTTTTGCTATTTCACAGGAAACCTAATTAAATGGATTTTATGTATATTGTATTAAAGAGCATAAATATACGTAGCTAAAGGTATTGCTAACTTGAGGAATATAGAAATATTTGTATAGATATATCAAACTTTAAATTTATATTCACAAAAAACTGGAGTAAAGACATATATTCATTTTCGGTTATTTGTAAGTAAATTTAAATTATTATAACACTACAAATATTTTTATATTTAAAATCATTACAATAACTTTAATTTATGGTGACTTAGAGTATATATGGATTCTAGGTTATTTTTATGTATTTATAAAAATAATTCCAAAAGATTTGTGAGTCGTAACAAATGAAACAGAGTATTTTATAATTTCAATGTAAAATATGTTCATAAGGTGATTCGAGGGAATTTGCTTAAATAATATAGAAATTAATGAAAATTTATTAGATAAAAATTAATTGTGTGGAGGAGATTTCAATATGGATAATAAAATGTTTTGTTTTCAATGTCAAGAAGCAGCAGGATGTACAGGATGTACTGTAAAAGGTGTGTGTGGTAAGACTCCAGACCTTGCTAAAATGCAGGATTTATTAATATACGTGACTAGAGGGTTATCAGAAGTTGCAACAAAAGCTAGAGAAGAAGGTATCGTTGTATCACAAGCTATTAATACTACAGTAACAATGAATCTTTTCACTACTATAACTAATGCTAACTTTGATAAAGAAGTATTTTATGGAAGAGTAAAAGATACTTTAAAAATAAAAGAAGAATTATTAGGAAAATTAGCTAACAAAGAAAGCTTAAGTGCAGCTGCGTTATATAATGCAGAAACAAGAGAAGAAATGGAAGCTAAAGCAGAGACTGTTGGTGTATTAGCTACTGAAAATGAAGACATCAGAAGTTTAAGAGAACTTATTACTTATGGATTAAAAGGTTTATCTGCATACATGAAACATGCAAATGCTTTAGGATATGAAGATGAAAATATATGTGCATTCATGCAAAAAGCATTATCATTAACTGCTGATAACAACGTAACAATAGATGAATATATAGCATTAACTTTGGAAACAGGAAAAGTTGGTGTTGATGGAATGGCTTTATTAGATAAAGCTAATACAGAAAGTTATGGTAATCCAGAAATAACAAAAGTAAATATCGGAGTTGGAACAAATCCAGGAATATTAATTTCAGGACATGACTTAAAAGATTTAGAACAATTATTAATTCAAACAGAAGGAACAGGAGTAGATGTTTATACTCACTCAGAAATGTTACCAGCTCATTATTATCCACATTTAAAGAAATACTCACACTTAGTAGGTAACTACGGAAACGCATGGTGGAAACAACCAGAAGAATTCGAAAGCTTTAATGGACCAATACTTATGACTACAAACTGTATAGTTCCTCCAAGAGATAGCTATAAGGGTAGATTATATACTACTGGTGCATCAGGATATGAAGGTTGTACTCATATAGCTGCTGACGAAAACGGAAAGAAGGATTTCTCAGCAATTATTGAACAAGCTAAAAAATGTGCGGCTCCAACTCAAATTGAAGAAGGAGAAATAATTGGTGGATTTGCTCACAACCAAGTATTAGCATTAGCTGATAAAGTAGTTGACGCAGTAAAAACTGGAGCAATTAAGAAATTCTTCGTTATGGCAGGATGCGATGGTAGACAAAAAGCTAGATCATACTACACAGATTTTGCTGCAGCGCTTCCAAAGGATACTGTTATCTTAACAGCTGGGTGTGCAAAATATAAATATAACAAATTAGATTTAGGAGATATTGGTGGAATTCCAAGAGTTTTAGATGCAGGACAATGTAATGATTCATATTCATTAGCAGTAATTGCACTAAAATTAAAAGAAGTATTTGGTCTTGAAGATATAAATGAATTACCAATAGCATTTAACATTGCTTGGTATGAACAAAAAGCTGTAATAGTTTTATTATCTCTATTACACTTAGGAGTAAAAAACATTCACTTAGGACCAACTCTTCCAGCATTCCTTTCACCAAATGTAGCTAATGTTCTAGTAGAGAACTTCGGTATAGGTGGAATTACAAATGTTGAAGATGATATGGAAATGTTCTTAAGATAAATTAACACAGGATAAATGATGGAAGAAGATAGCTAGTATAAAATTAGTTATCTTCTTCCTTTTTAGTTAGAATACAACAAGATGGAGAGATAATATTGTACTGTCGAAAAATATTTAAAAATAAAGTTGGACTGAAAACGTATTTATAAAAATAAATATATTTACATCAATAATATATAGATATATAATCTGTATGTTGTAATAGCAGGTAATAGAAAAGAAGGAGAAAATCCTTTTTATTACCTGTTAAATAAATTTGAAATTGCATAATAATTTTTACAATACGGGGGAAGAATTATGTTAAAAAAAATTCAATCATTATTGATTGGAAGAGCTCTTAAAACTAACGAATTAGCTGAAGAAAAATTTAGTGTTCTTTGGGGATTGCCAATATTATCAAGCGATGCTATTTCATCGGTAGCTTATGCAAGTGAAGAAATACTATTAGTCCTTATACCTATTCTTGGTATGCGCGCATATGGATCGATGATAGAAATAGCAATAGCAATTACAGTTTTATTAGGAATAATAGTGTTTTCATATAGACAAATAATCGATAATTTTCCTCATGGGGGCGGATCGTATATTGTTGCAAGCGAAAATATAGGTAAGCTTCCAGGATTGGTGGCAGCGTCATCATTGATAATTGATTATTTGCTAACTGTTGCAGTTAGTACCTGTGCAGGAGCAGCTGCAATAACATCAGCAATTCCAGCATTGTTGCCGTATCAACCGTTAATAGCTATTTTTGTAATAGGGTTAATAACATTAGGGAATCTTAGAGGAATAAGGGATTCATCTAAGTTATTTGGAATACCAACATATTTATTTATATTATCAATAATAATAATGATAGTAACAGGAGTATTCAAAGTATTAGTATTGAAAGAAACTCCGGAGCAATTATACGTAGTTCCACAAGCTGCTGGAGATTTGACTTTGTTATTATTCCTAAAGGCCTTTTCTTCGGGATGTACTGCATTGACAGGTATCGAAGCGGTAAGTGATGGAATACCTAATTTTAAAAATCCAGCCCAGAAGAATGCAAAAATAGTATTAGGAACATTAGCTTGTATTGTTTTTACTATATTTGGTGGGATATCATATCTCTCAACAATGTACAAAGCAGTTCCAGGTCAAGATATTACAGTAATAGCACAAATAGCAATCCAAGTTTTTGGACAAAATAGCTTAATGTTTTTTATAGTACAAGCTACGACAGCTATTATTCTTACACTTGCAGCTAATACTGCATTCTCAGACTTGCCTCTACTGTTATCAATATTGGCTAAGGATGGATATGTTCCAAGACAACTTGGGAAAAGGGGAACTAGATTAAGTTTTTCAAATGGAATAGTATTGTTGTTTCTAGTATCTTCACTTTTAGTTTATATTGCAGATGGTAGTACCCATATGTTGTTATCTCTATATGCAGTTGGTGTATTTATATCATTCACACTATCACAATTTGGAATGTTTAGAAAATGGACTAAGAGCAAGGAAGGGCATTGGAGACATAAAGCTTTTATAAATGGTTTAGGGGCAGCTGTTACAGCAGCGACATGCATAATAATAGGTGTAGAGAAGTTTAAGCATGGAGCATGGATTGTGCTTGTATGTATACCGATACTCGTGACAGGAATGTTAAGAGTTAGAAGACACTATACTAAGGTTAGAGAAAACTTAAAAATAGAAACAGGTTTAGAGAGTTTAATTGTAAGAGAAGCCATAACTAAACATGTTATTGTACCAGTTCAAACAATTAATAAATCTTTCATAAAGAGTTTAAATTGTGCTTTAACTCTTGGTGAGAACATAGAAGTTTATCATGTTAGTACAGATGAAGAAGTAACAAAGAAGCTAATAGAAAAGTATAATAAGCTTGGGATAGCAGCGCAATTAGTTATAGAAAATGCGCCATACAGAAATGTTAATGAGAAACTTTTAGCGTATGTGGAAGAAAAACATAAGCAGTTAAAGAAACATGAAGTAATAACAATAGTAATGCCTCAATTTATCATACATAAATGGTGGCATCAGACACTTCATAATCAAACATCAATACTCTTAAGAAGATCTATACTTAAGATGAGAAATGTAGTTATTGTAACTGTGCCTTATATAATTAATGAATAGGATTATATAATATAGAAAGGAGAGTATCTCAAAAATATTTGAGATACTCTCCTTATTTCCAGAGAAATATAATATTTAAAGCTAAATATAGAAAGTACAAATAAAAGTTAAACTTAAAAAGTATGATCTTACTTTGTGTTACTATTTATCAGAGAAGTCTAAATCAACTTTATCTAAAGGAATAACTTTAGTCTTATTCTTTATTTTATAACCCACGTATAAGATCAAGAATAATGGAAGTCCTATATAAGCTGCAATTAATCCATTCCAATCAATTGCCTCAGGAGTAATGTATGAATATCCTTGACCTATTATTATAATGATACACATTAATAATGCTAATATTGGACCAAATGGATATAAACTAGCTTTATATTTTAACTCATTTAAATCTCTTCCTTGATAAATATATGCTTTTCTAAATCTATAGTGGCATATTGCTATACCTACCCAAGCTATAAATCCAGCAAGACCAGATGCTGCAACTAGCCAAACATAAACAGTACTCTCTGCATATAGACCTGTTAAAAAGCAAGCAGAAGCTATTAATGTAGTTAGAAGCACGGCATTTATAGGTACACCTCTATTATTTGTTTTAGCAAAAGCTTTAGGAGCCATACCTTCTTTAGCCATTGCATAAAGCATTCTACTTGACGCATACATACCAGAGTTACCGGCAGATAATACAGAAGTTAATATGATTGCATTAATCAATGAAGCAGCGCCCGCAATACCAGCTTTTTCAAATACCATTGTAAATGGGCTTGTATCAAGTCCAGCTTCAGTAAATGGTATTATTGCTCCAAGGACAATAATTGTACCTAGGTAAAATATTAATATTCTCCAAAATATTGATTTTATAGCTTTAGGAATATTTTTCTCAGAATCTTCACTTTCACCTGCAGCAATTCCAATAAGTTCAGTACCTTGAAATGAAAAACCTGCAATTAAGAAAATTGAAAATATTGATTTAATTCCTCCGTGGAAAGGTCCATCTTCAATG from the Clostridium beijerinckii genome contains:
- the asrB gene encoding anaerobic sulfite reductase subunit AsrB, producing MSKNEYIPFLSEIKEVIKHTEIEYTFRMEFNGDVKPGQFFEVSLPKFGEAPISVSGIGEGTVDLTIRRVGKVTNEIFNNYVGDKLFLRGPYGNGFDIENYKGKELIVVAGGTGLSPVRGVVDYFAKNAGEAESFTLIAGFKSPNDVLFKDDIKIWKSNINLILTVDNAEEGYNGNVGMVTKYIPDLLIKDINNAAVIVVGPPIMMKFTVAEFLKRGIDENNIWISQERKMCCGIGKCGHCKIDDTYICLDGPVFNYSKGKLLID
- the asrC gene encoding sulfite reductase subunit C yields the protein MDLNTKAIKKNAFRVTKKRGITASRIRVPGGHLDAELLGMIQEISQKYGDGTVHITTRQGFEVPGISFEDMDKVNELLQPIIEKLEINQEIPGKGYTAAGTRNVSACVGNNVCPFANYNTTNFAKKIEKAIFPNDLHFKIALTGCPNDCIKARTHDFGIIGMTEPQYNIDRCVSCMACVKACKKKSVGALEAINYKIVRNKEKCIGCGECANACPTGAWTRSKEKYYKLVLMGRSGKKNPRLAEDFLIWADEQSIIKIILNTYKFVEEYIDKDAPGGKEHIGYIIDRVGFEEYKKWALKDVEFPEKTIIKERIYWSGIHFC
- the hcp gene encoding hydroxylamine reductase, which produces MDNKMFCFQCQEAAGCTGCTVKGVCGKTPDLAKMQDLLIYVTRGLSEVATKAREEGIVVSQAINTTVTMNLFTTITNANFDKEVFYGRVKDTLKIKEELLGKLANKESLSAAALYNAETREEMEAKAETVGVLATENEDIRSLRELITYGLKGLSAYMKHANALGYEDENICAFMQKALSLTADNNVTIDEYIALTLETGKVGVDGMALLDKANTESYGNPEITKVNIGVGTNPGILISGHDLKDLEQLLIQTEGTGVDVYTHSEMLPAHYYPHLKKYSHLVGNYGNAWWKQPEEFESFNGPILMTTNCIVPPRDSYKGRLYTTGASGYEGCTHIAADENGKKDFSAIIEQAKKCAAPTQIEEGEIIGGFAHNQVLALADKVVDAVKTGAIKKFFVMAGCDGRQKARSYYTDFAAALPKDTVILTAGCAKYKYNKLDLGDIGGIPRVLDAGQCNDSYSLAVIALKLKEVFGLEDINELPIAFNIAWYEQKAVIVLLSLLHLGVKNIHLGPTLPAFLSPNVANVLVENFGIGGITNVEDDMEMFLR
- a CDS encoding APC family permease, with the protein product MLKKIQSLLIGRALKTNELAEEKFSVLWGLPILSSDAISSVAYASEEILLVLIPILGMRAYGSMIEIAIAITVLLGIIVFSYRQIIDNFPHGGGSYIVASENIGKLPGLVAASSLIIDYLLTVAVSTCAGAAAITSAIPALLPYQPLIAIFVIGLITLGNLRGIRDSSKLFGIPTYLFILSIIIMIVTGVFKVLVLKETPEQLYVVPQAAGDLTLLLFLKAFSSGCTALTGIEAVSDGIPNFKNPAQKNAKIVLGTLACIVFTIFGGISYLSTMYKAVPGQDITVIAQIAIQVFGQNSLMFFIVQATTAIILTLAANTAFSDLPLLLSILAKDGYVPRQLGKRGTRLSFSNGIVLLFLVSSLLVYIADGSTHMLLSLYAVGVFISFTLSQFGMFRKWTKSKEGHWRHKAFINGLGAAVTAATCIIIGVEKFKHGAWIVLVCIPILVTGMLRVRRHYTKVRENLKIETGLESLIVREAITKHVIVPVQTINKSFIKSLNCALTLGENIEVYHVSTDEEVTKKLIEKYNKLGIAAQLVIENAPYRNVNEKLLAYVEEKHKQLKKHEVITIVMPQFIIHKWWHQTLHNQTSILLRRSILKMRNVVIVTVPYIINE
- a CDS encoding amino acid permease, whose amino-acid sequence is MSEENHELKRSLKARHLNMIAIGGSIGTGIFLAMGDTLHQAGPGGALVAYALVGIMVYFLMTSLGEMATHMPISGSFSSYANKFIDPALGFALGWNYWYNWAITIAAEMVAGALLMKYWFPDVNALYWSILFLVIIVGLNVLSSKAYGESEYWFAGIKVITVLIFIVIGVLMIVGIMGGDKVGFHNFTIEDGPFHGGIKSIFSIFLIAGFSFQGTELIGIAAGESEDSEKNIPKAIKSIFWRILIFYLGTIIVLGAIIPFTEAGLDTSPFTMVFEKAGIAGAASLINAIILTSVLSAGNSGMYASSRMLYAMAKEGMAPKAFAKTNNRGVPINAVLLTTLIASACFLTGLYAESTVYVWLVAASGLAGFIAWVGIAICHYRFRKAYIYQGRDLNELKYKASLYPFGPILALLMCIIIIIGQGYSYITPEAIDWNGLIAAYIGLPLFLILYVGYKIKNKTKVIPLDKVDLDFSDK